AAGCGAAGATTACTCGCTACCATTACATTTACTGCTTTTTTAATTTGAGCGATATATTCTTGGCAATTAACGCATACAGAAACAGCTTCTTCATCTTGATTATTTTCAAATATTTGGTTCAGCTTGTTTTCTATAACCTTGACAGTTTTTTGTCTTGGAACAATTCCGCAATAACAAATATTTTTTTTCTCCCTATCTTTTAATCTATTTTTTTCAAGATAAGTTTTTATCCTTCTAAATTCATTTTTTTCTGATTTTATTATTATTTCTATTAGCCTATTAAACGCTGTTCTCATCTCTGTGTTTATTTTTCTTTCATCTTCAACGGAAATACGTTCTATCTTTCCGATCTCACTTCTATATTTATTGAATGTTTGTTTATTAATATCCACGTATCGCCTGTTATTGCCATTATTTCCACTCATATTTTTCTCCTTAATATAATGTCATTTTAGATTATAGCCGAAGTATATTTTTAAAATTTTAAAGAGCAAATTTTTATTTTTTTAAATAGAATTTTCTTTTTTGATTGCTGAATTTTTCAATAGAATATCTTAACATCACCCTCGGCATTTTTTTATAATACTTGTTTAAAAATTCTTCTTCAACTTTTTGATTTCGTTTTCCAACTTCCCTTAACATCCAACCAACAGCTTTATGAACTAAATCATGTTCATCATTTAATAAAATTTTAGAAATTTTTAAAGTATCTTTGAAGTCATTATTTTTTATAAAAGCAAAAGTCGCTATAACCGCAATTCTTCTTTCCCATAAATTTCCAGATTTCGTGAGTTTGTATAAAATATTTTTATTTTTATCTAATAAAAATTCTCCGACAATTTTTGGAGCGGAAATATCAACCAGATCCCAATTATTAACATATTTTAAATTTTTCAGATAAAAATTAAATATTTTTTCTCTTTCAATCTCGAATTTTATCTTACTAAATCTATTAACAAGGATAACAAATCCAAGCCATCTATAATCGTGAATTTTATTGTTTGTTAATTGTTTTAATTCAGAATAACTTAAATTTTTAAATTTGCAAGCTATTTTTCTAATATCTCCCATTCTAACTCCAATAAAAATATCCCCCTCGCCATATTCATCTTTGCCTGTTTTAAAATATTTGGCAAGTTTTATAGCGTGAACGGGGCAAGAAAATTTTTTTAATTCTTTTTTAATTTTTTCTAAATCAGACATAAAATATTCTGTCATTCTGAATTTAATTCAGAATCTATATAATTATTCACAAATTATTGTTTTAATTACGCAAATTCTGGATAAATTTTGGAGTTTATCACGATGAATATCGGGGCTATCGCTTAAAAATTTTCCAGAATGACAAATAAAAAAACACGGATAATCTTATCTTTTTAAAACTGAAATAAACGCTTCTGTTGGAATATCAACTTTACCTTTGCCCATTGCCATCATTTTCTTTTTTCCTTTTTTCTGTTTTTCTAAAAGTTTTCTTTTTCTGGTCACATCTCCTCCATAAAGATTAGCAGTCACATCTTTTCGCATAGCAGACAGCCTTTCAGCCGCGATAATTTTTCCGCCAATAACAGCCTGAATTTTTATCACAAACATTTGTTTTGGAATTGAATTTTTTAAAGAATTAACAATCTGTTTCCCAACTTTGAACGCTTCGTCTTTATAAACAATTGATGATAGCGACTCTTCCATATCTTCCGCGATTAAAATATCCAATTTCACGACTTCTGTTTTTCTAAATTCTAAAAATTCATAATTTAACGAAGCATATCCTGACGACATACTTTTTAGTTTGTCATAAAAATCAACCAATAAAGAAGTCAAAGGAACCTCGTAATGAAGCACGGCTCGCGTTTCATCCAAATATTCCGTATTTTTATAAATTCCATGCCGTTCCTGAACCAAGCCCATAATCGCCCCTATATAATCTTTTGGCGTGACAATATCTAAATTCATAATCGGCTCTTCAACATATTCAATGCTTTCCTGTCTTGGCAATTCCTGCGGATTGCGGATTTCAACAACAACCCCATCTTTCTTTTTTACCCTGTATTTTACTGATGGCACTGTTATAATTAAATCTAAATTATATTCTCTTTTTAAACGTTCTTGCACAATATCCAGATGTAACATTCCCAAAAATCCGCAACGAAATCCATAGCCGAGCGCCGGCGAATGTTCTGGCTCATAAAAAAGCGCGGCGTCATTTAATTTCAGCCTGTCCATTGCTTCTCTTAATCTCGCGTAGTCGCTTCCTTCTTTGCAAAAAATGCCTGAAAAAACCATTGGTTTAACTTCTTTATATCCAGGCAGAGCGGGAATGTTTGAATTAGCAATTATTGTGTCACCGACCCTACAATCAGAAACGCTTTTAAATCCGGCTATAATATATCCTATTTCTCCAGCTGATAATTTATTTGCTTTTACTAAATGCGGTTTGAAATATCCAACTTCCAAAACTTCGCCATCTGTCATAGTTTTTGAAGTAATTATTTTATCGCCAGCTTTTATATTCCCGTCAACAATTCTGACATAAGCTATTACACCTTTATACTCGTCATAAACAGAATCAAAAATCAAAGCTTGCAAACCGTTTTTTTCTTTTTTAGGTGACGGCGTTTTTTCAATCACTTTTTCTAAAACTTCTTTTACTCCTTCGCCTGTTTTGGCTGACACTAATAAAATTTCTTTTTCATCGCATCCGATTAAATTTGTAATTTCTTTTTTAACTTTTTTAACATTGGCGGCTGGAAGATCAATTTTGTTTAATACAGGAATTATTTCCAGATTTTGTTCAATCGCCAGATAAAGATTTGCCAAAGTTTGCGCCTGTATTCCTTGTGTCGCGTCAACCAATAAAATCGCGCTTTCCACGGCCGCCAAAGACCGCGAAACTTCATAACTAAAATCAACATGCCCAGGCGTATCAATCAAGTTCAGAATAAAATTATTTCCCCCTTTGATAAAGGGGGTTGGGGGATTTTCAAGATTATATTCCATTCTAACTGGCTGAAGTTTAATAGTAATTCCCCTTTCTCTTTCCAAATCCATCTGGTCTAAAAGCTGTTCTTTCATTTTTCGTTTTTCAACTGTTCCCGTCAATTCCAAAAAACGGTCAGCCAATGTGGACTTACCGTGATCAATATGCGCGATAATGCAAAAATTTCTGATGTTGGTCATAGATTAATTATTAATTTTCATATTATACTCTTTTCCAAAAGCGTTCCATGGCAATTTGAATTTAAATTTTGGAAAATGATTAAGTATATTTTGAACATAAGTATTACTATTTGGACCTGTGGGAAAATATTTGTCACAAAAGGGATGATTCTCTTTGGAATTTTCTATAAAATCTAACATTCTTTTTGCGACAGATTTTTCATCTCCCTCTATATATCCTATCATCTTTGCTTTCCAACAATATCGTTTATAAAATGGAATAATTTCTATTCCGCTAAAACACGGAAAATAATTTAAATATAAATGCCCCCAGCTTAATTTATATTTACTTTTTCTAAATAAAACATCCCATCGTGAAATTTTTCCTTTTTTAACGCACACAAACCAAGGATACGCGGCAAAGGAAAAAGGAATATTACAAGGGAATACAAACAAAAAAACCTGATATTTATCTGTTTTAATTAATTTTTGAAAATCTTTTATTTTCATTTATAAATAAAATTATTTTCAAAAATAACATTATTATTACGCATAAAAATAAATTATTATTTTTTAAGATAATTTAATATCATACGGTAAATATGATAATCTTTGCTGTGTAAAATCAATCCATTTTTTAAAAACTTTGTCTTCAGGCGTTTGCAAATTTAATCTATAATAAACAGCCCGTCCTGCCTTGCGTTTTTTAAGCGTTTTATTTTCAACAGCTCTTTGCAAATAAGAAACAAATGTTTGTCTTGCGATTTTCTTTTTAGAAATTTTAAATAAAGTTTTAAATTGCAATTCACGCCGCCTGATTAATGGCTTAAGAACTAATTTAATTCTTGCGTCTTCAATCTTTTTTTCTAAAAATTCGCTTCTTTTAATTTCTAAACTTGTCTTAAGCACCGAAATAATTGATAAAACAACAGCCTCTAAAACAAAAGAAGTAAAATGATTTAGATTTTTTCTTTCTATTGAATAAAGCAAATATTTATAATATCTATCTTTTTGTTTGTGATAATAATATGATGTGCTATAAAGGTTTTTAGAATTAAGTCCTAAGCCACGGAACAAAATATGTTCTAAAATTCGGCAAACTCTTTTATTACCATTGTGAAAAGGATGAAGCGCGTAAAGCGCTGTATGAAATATTGCAACGCCGTTAATTGAATTATTGTCTTTGATCCAAGCTATAAGTTCTTTAACGCCGGCAGGTATCTTTTCATAAGACGGAGGTTTGTAACCCCAGACTCTGATTGTGTCATTGTCCCGCCATTTTCCTGATTTGTAAACAGTGAAACTAGGCAAATATTTATGAAATACATCCAGCCCTTGCGTCAACTGTGAATGAATATTTTTAATAAAATTAGGCGATAATTTTTCTATCTTAAATGGCTCCTGATTTAATTTTCTGAATGTTTTAGCAATATTAAAAAATTCTAATTTTTCATAATCTTTTTGAGTTAGCTTTTTTTTGTTTTTAATTTTCTTTCTGATAAAATCGTATTCATTATTTTGCAATACAAAATTATACACATCTTGGGCTTCTTTTAAGGTTAATGAAGACTCCTCAGCTTTAGAGATAGCAAAAGAAGCCAATAATTCATTTTTACTAATTAGATTTCTCTCAACTTCTGGATTCATAAATAGATGTTCATACTCTGATAATTCTTTATCCAATTTAACAACTTCTTCATCTTTAAACGGCAGCAGTTCGGGAACCAGCGCAAATTTTTTCAAAAAATCCTGAGAGAATGGATTTTTTATAGTTTTTTTATTCATATAATCAGTCTAAAATTGGTCTAACAATTAGTCTAATATTTAGTCTAATTTAAGTATATTAAAATTGTGAATAAAGTCAAATTTATTTCCCGCAACATTTTTTAAACTTCTTTCCGCTTCCGCATGGGCATGGATCATTTCGTCCGACTTTTGCGCCGTCTTTATTAATTGTTTTTTCTGGAACCATGTCTTTTGCATTTCTATTATCTGTTTCTTTTGCCATAACGCTACTGTTAAAACTATCGTTATTTCCTGTTTTTTGAGGAGCATTCATCCATGTATTGTCGGTATTCATTACAGCTGGCGCGAAATTTTGAACCAAACCGACTTTATAAATACTGTAGACAACTTGTCTTTGAATTAGATTTACCAATTCAGTAAACATTTTATAAGCTTCTTTTTTATATTCAACTAAAGGATCTCTCTGTCCATAACCGCGCAAACCTATTCCAGATCGAAGATGGTCAATCGCGTCAAGATGTTCAATCCATAAATTGTCAATCGCCCGCAATATTACTTCTTTTTCAATATTTTTAAAATTCAAATCAGCTTCTTTAATTTTTTGTTTCATTGTTTCATAATCCTGTTTTGCCAAATTTGTTAAATAATCTATTATTTTGCTTCTTAGCTCAATTTTATGGTTTCCATTTTTTTCTTTAACGGGAATTTTATCCAAACCAATTCTTTTTTCTTTTGGAAAAGGAAAAATCGTGTTTGCCACTTGATAAATTTCTTTTAAATTCCAATCGCTTGTATTTTCAGCAGCAGTATGAAACATCACAACTTGATCAATTTCGTTTTCTATCATATCAAAAATAAATTCATATAAAGAATTATATTTTTTTTCAACTTCCATCTCATCTCTAACTTTTTCATCTTGTTCATATAGAGCCAACGCTGTTTTTCTTTTTTTGTAAATCACTTCCCTGTGCTTGTTGATTACATCATCATATTCAACCAAATGCTTTCTAATATCAAAATTATTTCCTTCAACTTTTTTTTGCGCCTGCTCAATTGAACGCGATATCATTCTATTTTCAATAGGCATATCTTCTGGAAAATTCAGTTTTTCCATTATTCCTTTCATCCTTTCTCCGCCGAAAATTCTCATTAAATCGTCTTCCATTGAAACAAAAAATTGGGTTGAGCCGGCATCGCCCTGCCTGCCTGAACGTCCTCTTAATTGATTATCAATACGGCGGGATTCGTGCCGTTCAGTGCCGATAATATGCAAACCGCCGGCTTTAATAACTTTATCGTGCGCTGTTTTCCATTCTTTTTCGCTGTTAAAGTTGTCTTTTGCTCCGCCAAGAATAATATCAACTCCTCTTCCAGCCATATTAGTCGCGACTGTAACAGCTCCGACTTTTCCAGCGTCAGCGATAATTTTTGCCTCTCTTTCGTGATTTTTTGCGTTTAACAGCTCGCATCTAACTCCTTCTTTATTTAACATTTGCCCTAACTGTTCGTTCTTTTCAATTGAAATCGTACCAACCAAAACTGGCTGGCCTTTTTCATTACATTTTTTTATTTCTTCTATTACGGCTTTAAATTTTCCTTGTTCGTTTTTATATATTCTGTCTGACTTATCGATTCTAATCAATGTCTTATTTGTTGGAATTTCAACTACTTCTAATTTATAAATTTTACTGAACTCTTCAGCTTCAGTCAATGCTGTACCAGTCATTCCGCTTAATTTATTGTATAAGCGAAAATAATTTTGAAAAGTGACTGTTGCTAAAGTTATACTTTCTTGCTGAATTTTTAAATTTTCCTTTGCTTCAATGGCCTGATGCAGTCCTTCTGAATATCTCCTGCCAAACATTAAACGCCCTGTAAATTCATCAACTATAATTACCTCTCCGTCCTTAACAACATAATCTTTGTCTAATTTGAATAATGTCATTGCCTTTAACGCTTGCTCAATATGATGCACATCCCTGATTCCGCCAGATGTGTAAATATTATCAACGCCAAGCCATTTTTCCATTTTGTTGATTCCTTGTTCCGTTAAAGTCGCGGCATGCATTTTTTCATCAATGTTATAATCCTCGTCTTCTTGCAATCGTTTTACTAAATTAGAAAATTTATAATATTTTTCTGTTGATTCTTGCGCTGGAGCTGAAATTATTAAAGGCGTTCTGGCTTCGTCGATTAAGATGCTGTCAATTTCATCAACAATCGCGTAGTTTAATTCTCTCTGCGACATTTTATCTAAACTTTGCGCCATATTATCACGCAAATAGTCAAAACCATATTCATTATTAGTGCCATAGATAATGTCCGATTGGTAGGCTGTTTTTCTGT
The Patescibacteria group bacterium genome window above contains:
- a CDS encoding DUF3750 domain-containing protein, which produces MKIKDFQKLIKTDKYQVFLFVFPCNIPFSFAAYPWFVCVKKGKISRWDVLFRKSKYKLSWGHLYLNYFPCFSGIEIIPFYKRYCWKAKMIGYIEGDEKSVAKRMLDFIENSKENHPFCDKYFPTGPNSNTYVQNILNHFPKFKFKLPWNAFGKEYNMKINN
- the secA gene encoding preprotein translocase subunit SecA, with the translated sequence MFLIDKLFGNSNKKIIKELELIVSEINGLEEAYEKFSDSALKEKTAEFKKEIKQAKNKEEENEILNKILPNAFALVREAAKRTLGQRHFDCQLMGGIVLHRGEIAEMKTGEGKTLTATLPIYLNALTGRSAHAITVNDYLSQRDATWMGQIYNLLGLSVGCIIHEKAFLYKETKDEEDEKKDTGVEIADDYLQEVDRKTAYQSDIIYGTNNEYGFDYLRDNMAQSLDKMSQRELNYAIVDEIDSILIDEARTPLIISAPAQESTEKYYKFSNLVKRLQEDEDYNIDEKMHAATLTEQGINKMEKWLGVDNIYTSGGIRDVHHIEQALKAMTLFKLDKDYVVKDGEVIIVDEFTGRLMFGRRYSEGLHQAIEAKENLKIQQESITLATVTFQNYFRLYNKLSGMTGTALTEAEEFSKIYKLEVVEIPTNKTLIRIDKSDRIYKNEQGKFKAVIEEIKKCNEKGQPVLVGTISIEKNEQLGQMLNKEGVRCELLNAKNHEREAKIIADAGKVGAVTVATNMAGRGVDIILGGAKDNFNSEKEWKTAHDKVIKAGGLHIIGTERHESRRIDNQLRGRSGRQGDAGSTQFFVSMEDDLMRIFGGERMKGIMEKLNFPEDMPIENRMISRSIEQAQKKVEGNNFDIRKHLVEYDDVINKHREVIYKKRKTALALYEQDEKVRDEMEVEKKYNSLYEFIFDMIENEIDQVVMFHTAAENTSDWNLKEIYQVANTIFPFPKEKRIGLDKIPVKEKNGNHKIELRSKIIDYLTNLAKQDYETMKQKIKEADLNFKNIEKEVILRAIDNLWIEHLDAIDHLRSGIGLRGYGQRDPLVEYKKEAYKMFTELVNLIQRQVVYSIYKVGLVQNFAPAVMNTDNTWMNAPQKTGNNDSFNSSVMAKETDNRNAKDMVPEKTINKDGAKVGRNDPCPCGSGKKFKKCCGK
- a CDS encoding Fic family protein, which gives rise to MNKKTIKNPFSQDFLKKFALVPELLPFKDEEVVKLDKELSEYEHLFMNPEVERNLISKNELLASFAISKAEESSLTLKEAQDVYNFVLQNNEYDFIRKKIKNKKKLTQKDYEKLEFFNIAKTFRKLNQEPFKIEKLSPNFIKNIHSQLTQGLDVFHKYLPSFTVYKSGKWRDNDTIRVWGYKPPSYEKIPAGVKELIAWIKDNNSINGVAIFHTALYALHPFHNGNKRVCRILEHILFRGLGLNSKNLYSTSYYYHKQKDRYYKYLLYSIERKNLNHFTSFVLEAVVLSIISVLKTSLEIKRSEFLEKKIEDARIKLVLKPLIRRRELQFKTLFKISKKKIARQTFVSYLQRAVENKTLKKRKAGRAVYYRLNLQTPEDKVFKKWIDFTQQRLSYLPYDIKLS
- a CDS encoding DNA alkylation repair protein encodes the protein MSDLEKIKKELKKFSCPVHAIKLAKYFKTGKDEYGEGDIFIGVRMGDIRKIACKFKNLSYSELKQLTNNKIHDYRWLGFVILVNRFSKIKFEIEREKIFNFYLKNLKYVNNWDLVDISAPKIVGEFLLDKNKNILYKLTKSGNLWERRIAVIATFAFIKNNDFKDTLKISKILLNDEHDLVHKAVGWMLREVGKRNQKVEEEFLNKYYKKMPRVMLRYSIEKFSNQKRKFYLKK
- the lepA gene encoding translation elongation factor 4, with the protein product MTNIRNFCIIAHIDHGKSTLADRFLELTGTVEKRKMKEQLLDQMDLERERGITIKLQPVRMEYNLENPPTPFIKGGNNFILNLIDTPGHVDFSYEVSRSLAAVESAILLVDATQGIQAQTLANLYLAIEQNLEIIPVLNKIDLPAANVKKVKKEITNLIGCDEKEILLVSAKTGEGVKEVLEKVIEKTPSPKKEKNGLQALIFDSVYDEYKGVIAYVRIVDGNIKAGDKIITSKTMTDGEVLEVGYFKPHLVKANKLSAGEIGYIIAGFKSVSDCRVGDTIIANSNIPALPGYKEVKPMVFSGIFCKEGSDYARLREAMDRLKLNDAALFYEPEHSPALGYGFRCGFLGMLHLDIVQERLKREYNLDLIITVPSVKYRVKKKDGVVVEIRNPQELPRQESIEYVEEPIMNLDIVTPKDYIGAIMGLVQERHGIYKNTEYLDETRAVLHYEVPLTSLLVDFYDKLKSMSSGYASLNYEFLEFRKTEVVKLDILIAEDMEESLSSIVYKDEAFKVGKQIVNSLKNSIPKQMFVIKIQAVIGGKIIAAERLSAMRKDVTANLYGGDVTRKRKLLEKQKKGKKKMMAMGKGKVDIPTEAFISVLKR